Proteins from a single region of Chryseobacterium sp. W4I1:
- a CDS encoding prolyl oligopeptidase, whose protein sequence is MIKNRVITIPILFFSCLLIAQSTYLAPSIPVTDDYFDTKIVDEYRNLEKLQDPEVVDWMKSQTNYFNSVLSKIPNRDYYMVQRLKLDKRQGYSISNLRITAGDKYFYLKKYGTEKIARVFYRQGFLGKEELLYDPVNFSSSFKKDNSDTGHDFIINLISPSWDGSKVAISLSEKGKELSEVIVIDVKTKSTSSEIITNADPSSIAGINWLEDNSGFFYIHYPVIDPSSEHLNKNTQSVLYKIGQDPKKLNDVFSSLNNPELKISEEKYPAILVFNPEDLYYIGMLVDAEDYRKTFIIKKDDLLKGKKNWMQLYNKEDKVYFIRLVGEEIIFLSGYNSPNYKLCKTNLKNPNFKNPEVLVPEKKDEVFKSHVITKDGIYYVTVKNGIEAKLYFYNKGIETSIKLPYVSGDINLKTKGKDFSDIWVSCSGWVNQEQRFRYDLKKNTFTPENLVPAVEYPEFKDITVEEVTVKSYDGAEVPLSLIYNKNIKRDGTAPVLMQSYGAYGESFYPFFAISYLLLAKQGGVIAVPHIRGGGEKGTSWHTDGQKK, encoded by the coding sequence ATGATAAAAAATAGAGTAATTACTATTCCTATCTTATTTTTTTCTTGTTTATTAATCGCACAGTCTACTTATCTGGCACCTTCTATTCCAGTTACTGACGACTATTTTGATACTAAAATAGTTGATGAATACAGAAATTTAGAAAAACTTCAGGATCCTGAAGTAGTAGATTGGATGAAATCCCAGACAAATTATTTCAATTCTGTTCTGAGTAAGATTCCGAATAGAGATTATTATATGGTCCAAAGATTGAAACTGGATAAAAGACAGGGCTATTCAATATCTAATTTAAGAATTACAGCTGGGGATAAGTACTTCTATTTAAAAAAGTACGGGACTGAGAAGATTGCCCGGGTGTTTTATAGACAAGGTTTTTTAGGAAAAGAGGAACTTCTCTATGATCCTGTTAATTTTAGTTCGTCATTCAAAAAGGATAATTCAGACACCGGGCATGATTTTATTATTAATCTCATAAGTCCTAGTTGGGATGGGAGTAAAGTGGCAATATCCTTATCCGAAAAAGGAAAAGAATTGTCAGAAGTAATTGTAATTGATGTCAAAACTAAATCTACAAGTTCTGAAATTATTACTAACGCAGATCCTTCCAGTATTGCCGGGATTAATTGGCTTGAAGATAATTCCGGTTTTTTTTATATTCACTATCCAGTTATAGATCCTTCATCGGAGCATCTTAATAAGAATACTCAATCTGTCCTGTACAAAATTGGTCAGGATCCTAAAAAATTAAATGATGTTTTCTCGAGTCTAAACAATCCTGAGCTGAAGATTTCAGAAGAAAAATATCCTGCTATTTTGGTTTTTAATCCCGAAGACTTATATTATATCGGGATGCTGGTAGATGCCGAAGATTATAGAAAAACATTTATTATTAAGAAAGATGATCTTCTGAAAGGAAAGAAAAATTGGATGCAATTATACAATAAGGAGGATAAGGTTTACTTTATTCGGTTAGTAGGAGAGGAGATCATCTTTTTATCAGGATATAATTCACCTAATTATAAACTATGTAAAACCAATCTTAAAAATCCCAATTTTAAGAATCCTGAAGTTTTAGTACCGGAAAAGAAAGATGAAGTATTCAAAAGTCATGTTATAACGAAAGACGGAATCTACTATGTAACGGTAAAAAATGGTATTGAAGCCAAATTATATTTTTATAATAAAGGAATCGAAACATCTATAAAACTTCCCTACGTATCCGGTGATATTAATTTAAAAACAAAAGGCAAGGATTTTTCAGATATATGGGTAAGTTGTTCAGGGTGGGTTAATCAGGAGCAGCGTTTCCGATACGATTTAAAGAAAAATACATTTACTCCTGAAAATCTTGTTCCTGCAGTTGAGTATCCTGAATTTAAAGATATTACAGTAGAAGAAGTTACCGTTAAATCTTATGATGGTGCAGAAGTTCCTCTTTCATTAATCTATAATAAGAACATCAAAAGAGATGGTACGGCTCCGGTGCTCATGCAAAGTTATGGAGCTTATGGAGAATCATTTTATCCTTTCTTTGCCATTAGTTATTTATTATTAGCGAAGCAGGGAGGGGTGATTGCTGTTCCTCATATTAGAGGAGGAGGTGAAAAAGGAACCAGCTGGCATACTGATGGGCAAAAAAAATAA
- a CDS encoding lantibiotic dehydratase family protein: MNKNICSRQICYFQNKYKLAGYWKKELKTGIAFLNKLTLNSGESVFEKFKKAFIERFETEEVSLAYVMDTEIGIGYRQGNPAKGIHTYLDDISIPQTEINSGFIIHLNPVQVILNQKIQACLLESGYTIQLNDHDCKDFEERWSDLPDTLSLMTEIISDGKEEKLFLSRSGGSSAANLSARFCSEKSEIKNFTKAITDCEKKQNPNIILAEIVHLPEARIGNVIRRSLLRDYEIPYLGHSILPKNRQIAVDDLWISVKNDKIVLRSKKQNKEIKPYLTNAHNYSSDSLPVYHFLCDLHAQNNRPGLYFQWGDLEKIYHFLPRVEYKNIILSKAQWKIRREDISVLVTFIGDKEQFLSALKSWREKRQIPQWVQWMQSDNTLILNLENYDWAKLFIETIQVKRSITINEFLYNEKEDFAYQFVFSLHKKQ, from the coding sequence ATGAACAAAAATATCTGTTCCAGACAGATTTGTTATTTTCAAAATAAATATAAACTGGCTGGATATTGGAAAAAAGAATTAAAGACAGGTATTGCTTTTTTAAATAAACTCACACTGAATTCCGGGGAAAGTGTTTTTGAAAAATTTAAAAAAGCCTTTATTGAAAGATTTGAAACAGAAGAAGTTTCACTGGCTTATGTAATGGATACAGAGATCGGAATTGGATACCGCCAAGGAAATCCGGCAAAAGGAATTCATACTTATTTGGACGACATTAGCATTCCGCAGACTGAAATAAACTCCGGATTTATCATTCATCTAAATCCTGTTCAGGTTATTTTAAATCAGAAAATACAAGCTTGCTTGCTAGAAAGTGGATATACTATTCAGCTAAATGATCATGATTGTAAGGATTTTGAAGAACGATGGAGTGACCTTCCGGATACATTGTCATTGATGACTGAAATAATTTCCGATGGAAAAGAAGAAAAACTATTTCTCAGTAGAAGTGGTGGGAGCAGTGCCGCTAATCTTTCCGCAAGATTCTGTTCAGAAAAATCAGAAATAAAAAACTTTACAAAAGCAATAACAGACTGCGAGAAAAAACAAAATCCCAATATAATATTAGCAGAGATTGTCCATCTTCCTGAAGCCAGAATAGGAAATGTTATCAGACGTTCATTACTTAGAGACTATGAAATTCCTTACCTGGGGCATTCCATATTACCAAAAAACAGACAAATCGCTGTTGATGATCTTTGGATTTCTGTCAAAAACGATAAAATTGTCCTGCGTTCAAAAAAACAGAATAAAGAAATTAAACCGTACCTGACGAATGCCCATAACTACTCATCGGATTCACTGCCGGTGTATCATTTTCTTTGTGATTTACATGCTCAAAATAACCGTCCGGGTCTCTACTTTCAGTGGGGAGACCTTGAAAAGATCTATCATTTTCTACCCAGAGTGGAATACAAAAATATAATCCTGTCAAAAGCCCAATGGAAAATCAGACGAGAAGATATCAGCGTGTTGGTGACATTCATTGGTGACAAAGAACAATTTTTATCGGCATTAAAATCTTGGCGAGAAAAAAGACAAATTCCTCAATGGGTACAATGGATGCAAAGTGATAATACTTTAATATTGAATCTTGAAAATTATGATTGGGCAAAATTATTCATCGAAACAATACAGGTCAAAAGATCAATAACTATTAATGAATTTCTCTATAACGAAAAAGAAGATTTTGCTTACCAGTTTGTGTTTTCTCTTCATAAAAAGCAATAG
- a CDS encoding TIGR04139 family peptide modification target — MKKLTGMKKNFSSLENKKIKRNELKSINGSLLALRDYSIESNVAPAGCVESDHYTSNGGEYIGRLTVC; from the coding sequence ATGAAAAAATTAACAGGAATGAAGAAAAATTTTTCTTCACTAGAAAACAAAAAAATCAAAAGAAACGAGTTAAAATCTATTAACGGTAGCCTTCTTGCTCTTCGTGATTATTCTATTGAATCTAATGTTGCTCCAGCAGGATGCGTTGAATCAGATCATTACACATCTAACGGAGGAGAATATATTGGTAGATTAACTGTTTGCTAG
- the gwsG gene encoding grasp-with-spasm system ATP-grasp peptide maturase: MILIISNNGETTTTKVIKNLFEMGKPFIRIHEDEFFDIKTDKKRIFLVSEKNKFFLDEITSVWYRRGGLKFKRLKYNNESVNNHMDETQHWLEDYVIKTLESKKTINKQSNSHVNKLFVLEKAQKAGLNVPKYFLAENTNEVVVNKTITKALTENVILDTISKNSDAIIYTSIIEEKEKKNFFITFFQEKIEKDFEIRSFYLDGKMWSTAIISQNDEQTKTDFRKYNDKKPNRKVRYQLPKDIEEKTHHLMQSLDLSCGSIDFIKSGDNFFFLEVNPVGQFYGLSTMCNYSLEKEIAKYL, encoded by the coding sequence ATGATACTCATAATCTCCAATAATGGAGAAACAACGACCACAAAAGTTATCAAAAATCTTTTTGAAATGGGAAAACCGTTTATTCGCATCCATGAAGATGAATTTTTTGATATCAAAACTGATAAAAAAAGAATTTTTCTGGTAAGTGAAAAAAACAAATTTTTCCTGGATGAAATCACTAGTGTATGGTACAGAAGAGGAGGATTAAAATTTAAGCGTTTAAAGTATAATAATGAATCTGTCAACAACCATATGGATGAGACTCAGCATTGGCTTGAAGATTACGTGATAAAAACTTTAGAATCAAAAAAAACCATTAATAAACAAAGCAATAGCCACGTAAACAAACTTTTCGTATTAGAAAAAGCTCAAAAAGCAGGCTTAAATGTTCCAAAATATTTTTTGGCAGAAAATACAAATGAAGTAGTTGTTAATAAAACAATTACAAAAGCTCTTACCGAAAATGTGATCTTGGATACTATTAGCAAAAATTCAGATGCTATCATATATACTTCAATCATAGAAGAAAAGGAGAAAAAAAATTTTTTTATTACTTTTTTTCAGGAAAAAATTGAAAAAGATTTTGAAATACGCAGCTTCTATCTGGATGGTAAAATGTGGTCTACCGCTATTATTTCTCAAAACGATGAGCAAACTAAAACTGATTTCAGAAAATATAATGACAAGAAACCTAACAGAAAGGTAAGATACCAGCTTCCTAAAGATATTGAAGAAAAAACACATCACCTGATGCAGTCCCTGGACTTAAGTTGTGGTTCAATAGATTTCATAAAAAGTGGTGACAATTTCTTCTTTTTGGAAGTTAATCCAGTTGGGCAATTTTATGGCCTTTCAACCATGTGTAATTACTCATTAGAAAAAGAAATAGCAAAATATTTATGA
- a CDS encoding prolyl oligopeptidase family serine peptidase: MGKKNNKPNSWKDLIACSEYLITQKYTSPKKIAIWAGSAGGITDGMAMIERPDLYGAVIIESGILNAVRNELGGVGKTSVQEFGSVNKPNEFKDLLQMDAYHNIRKGVKFPAVLITTGINDPRVTPWQSTKFMAKLLANNKSDKPILLKVDYEGGHGGDIPAIQRYSNLSDIFAFAFWQLGHPDYQPKDQPRK, encoded by the coding sequence ATGGGCAAAAAAAATAATAAACCTAATTCGTGGAAAGATTTGATTGCTTGTTCAGAATATTTAATCACGCAAAAATATACATCCCCTAAGAAAATAGCAATTTGGGCTGGCAGTGCGGGAGGAATTACTGATGGAATGGCAATGATTGAAAGGCCGGATTTGTATGGTGCAGTAATAATAGAATCGGGTATTCTAAATGCGGTAAGGAATGAGCTGGGTGGAGTTGGTAAGACATCAGTACAGGAGTTTGGTTCAGTAAATAAGCCAAATGAATTTAAAGATTTACTACAAATGGATGCCTATCATAATATTAGAAAAGGAGTTAAATTCCCTGCCGTTTTAATTACTACGGGGATTAATGACCCAAGAGTTACCCCATGGCAGTCTACGAAGTTTATGGCTAAATTATTGGCTAATAACAAGTCTGACAAGCCTATACTTTTAAAAGTAGATTATGAAGGTGGACATGGTGGGGATATTCCGGCTATTCAGCGATATTCTAATCTGAGTGATATCTTTGCATTTGCCTTTTGGCAGTTGGGACACCCTGATTACCAACCTAAAGACCAGCCCCGTAAATAA
- a CDS encoding thiopeptide-type bacteriocin biosynthesis protein, with translation MDMTLKKNSPGSEWLYIKLYTGVKTADIILEEAVSPLLKKLQKRELIKKWFFIRYHDPAPHLRIRFELSDPDSFSKVLAIIKDYLKEHTESRELSNFVLDTYQREIKRYGEATIEDAEFLFWKNSNSVLYEHLHFNDEEKIIVSFFYIDKILDYIGLSILEKLDWIKEFNIAFKHEFKADKKLNSQLDRKYRSFVPKYFEFVNSKEYVPFKECIHISIHESEKILQSILKHYSGPLQNFFQSIFHMNINRMFVSNQRMFEMIIYDYLFRYYKSIAFKIDSQK, from the coding sequence ATGGACATGACTCTAAAAAAAAATTCTCCTGGAAGCGAGTGGCTATATATAAAACTTTATACAGGAGTAAAAACAGCAGATATTATTCTGGAAGAAGCAGTAAGCCCCCTGTTGAAGAAACTTCAGAAAAGGGAGCTAATAAAGAAATGGTTTTTTATACGTTATCATGATCCAGCCCCCCATTTGAGAATCCGTTTTGAGCTTTCAGATCCTGATAGTTTCAGCAAAGTCCTTGCAATAATAAAGGACTACTTAAAAGAACATACTGAGTCAAGAGAGCTATCAAACTTTGTATTGGATACCTATCAGAGAGAAATAAAAAGGTATGGAGAAGCAACAATTGAAGACGCTGAGTTTTTATTTTGGAAGAATAGTAATAGTGTACTTTATGAGCATCTCCACTTTAATGATGAAGAGAAAATTATTGTATCCTTTTTTTATATTGATAAAATTCTGGATTATATTGGGCTATCTATTCTTGAAAAATTGGACTGGATCAAAGAGTTTAATATTGCTTTTAAGCATGAATTCAAAGCAGATAAAAAACTGAACAGTCAGTTAGATAGAAAATACAGATCATTTGTTCCAAAATATTTTGAATTTGTAAACTCTAAAGAGTATGTACCTTTTAAGGAATGCATTCATATAAGTATCCATGAGTCAGAAAAAATATTACAAAGTATTCTTAAACACTATTCTGGGCCTTTACAAAATTTTTTCCAAAGTATATTTCATATGAATATCAATCGTATGTTTGTTTCTAACCAACGAATGTTTGAAATGATTATCTACGATTATCTGTTTCGGTATTATAAAAGTATTGCTTTTAAAATTGACTCACAAAAATAA
- a CDS encoding DUF3810 domain-containing protein encodes MISFFGWFFELQKKNHQLFFGWIPFSFGDLMYILLGIFIVHSLILCCKKKSRSKAILKLLFVLNIFYFIYQICWGMLYFQTPIIKKLSSQKEPEINKAKKLALRYLEKCKSTRQSVQEDKNGIFIITDLNAVQTEILQQQAQLPKYISDKEAPQINAFKPSLFKNVMNFTGILGYYNPFTAEAQYNSGLPHTFIPFTCAHESSHQLGFAREQEANFVGYLIGVRSGNSDLRYSTEYFTLKSLLRFISEQDPEFVKSILRQYSPAMQRDRRYERSFIFRHQGWLDDFFGFTNNLFLKSNQQEGAVTYSYFIDLLLNYEK; translated from the coding sequence ATGATCTCTTTTTTCGGGTGGTTCTTTGAACTGCAGAAAAAAAACCATCAGCTTTTTTTTGGATGGATCCCGTTTTCATTTGGAGATCTTATGTATATCCTTTTGGGTATTTTCATCGTGCACAGTCTTATTCTTTGTTGTAAAAAGAAAAGCCGGAGCAAGGCCATTTTAAAGCTTTTATTCGTTCTTAATATCTTCTACTTTATCTACCAGATCTGTTGGGGAATGCTATACTTCCAGACTCCTATTATTAAAAAACTTTCCAGTCAGAAAGAACCTGAAATTAATAAAGCAAAGAAATTAGCGCTCCGTTATCTGGAAAAATGCAAATCTACCAGACAATCCGTACAGGAAGATAAAAACGGAATATTTATTATTACAGATTTAAACGCTGTACAGACAGAAATCCTTCAACAGCAGGCTCAACTTCCAAAATATATTTCGGATAAAGAAGCTCCGCAGATCAATGCATTCAAGCCCAGCTTATTTAAAAATGTGATGAATTTTACAGGAATTTTAGGTTATTACAATCCATTTACAGCAGAGGCACAGTACAATTCCGGACTTCCCCATACTTTCATTCCGTTTACGTGTGCGCACGAAAGCTCTCACCAACTTGGCTTTGCAAGAGAGCAGGAAGCTAATTTTGTGGGCTATCTGATCGGTGTCCGTTCTGGAAATTCAGACCTGCGGTACAGCACCGAATATTTTACGTTAAAAAGTCTTTTAAGATTTATTTCTGAACAGGATCCTGAGTTTGTAAAATCTATTCTCAGACAATATTCTCCAGCTATGCAAAGAGACCGACGCTACGAGAGGAGTTTTATCTTCAGACATCAGGGTTGGCTAGATGATTTCTTTGGGTTTACGAATAACCTTTTCCTGAAAAGTAACCAACAGGAAGGTGCGGTTACCTACTCTTACTTTATTGATCTCCTTTTAAACTACGAAAAATAG
- the gwsS gene encoding grasp-with-spasm system SPASM domain peptide maturase, with translation MKYFNLFSNILITKGAKRILISDLQRNLSDLYPLELYDIIEELKNDSIENILKNYDAESKEFIHEYIDFLLEKEYGFITNKDWDRNFPPMSYEFQEASQISNIFIEINNVSALDKIKNSIDNLGVKHLVIYCNKALTIKDFQDIDNKFEGSVLEGIEIYSPFHQLVDKLFFQTLNQTTLRIYNFIFYNCQEIPFKTKENFRFNINFSHENIKISACGKVDLKYFNTNLPKVLEAINHNSCLHKKVGIDIEGNIKNCPLMQESSGNINKTTLEEALAKPDFKKYWNITKDNIEVCKDCEFRYVCTDCRAYTERTHIKNGLDISKPLKCGYNPHTEKWEKWSENPLKQKAIQNYNLPELIKADFYSKS, from the coding sequence ATGAAATATTTCAATCTATTTAGTAATATCTTAATAACCAAAGGAGCCAAAAGAATATTAATATCAGATCTCCAAAGAAACCTTTCAGATTTATATCCTTTAGAACTTTATGATATTATTGAAGAGCTGAAAAATGATTCCATCGAAAATATACTAAAAAATTATGATGCTGAATCTAAGGAGTTCATCCACGAATATATAGACTTTCTCCTTGAAAAAGAATATGGTTTCATAACTAATAAAGATTGGGATAGAAATTTTCCTCCAATGTCTTATGAATTTCAAGAAGCCAGTCAGATCTCAAATATTTTCATAGAAATTAATAATGTCTCTGCTCTTGATAAAATAAAAAACTCTATTGATAACTTAGGTGTAAAACATTTAGTAATTTATTGTAACAAAGCACTTACAATTAAAGATTTTCAGGATATCGACAATAAATTTGAAGGATCTGTTTTAGAAGGTATTGAAATATACTCCCCTTTTCATCAACTTGTTGACAAACTTTTTTTTCAAACTCTCAATCAAACAACTTTAAGAATATATAATTTCATTTTTTATAACTGTCAGGAGATTCCTTTTAAAACAAAAGAAAATTTTAGATTTAACATTAACTTTAGCCATGAAAACATCAAAATATCCGCTTGCGGAAAAGTAGATCTAAAATATTTCAATACTAATCTCCCAAAAGTTCTTGAAGCCATCAATCATAATTCCTGCTTACACAAAAAAGTAGGAATTGATATCGAAGGGAATATAAAGAACTGTCCTTTAATGCAAGAAAGTTCTGGAAACATAAACAAAACCACTCTTGAAGAAGCCCTGGCAAAACCAGATTTTAAAAAATATTGGAATATAACCAAAGACAATATAGAAGTTTGCAAAGACTGTGAGTTCAGATATGTATGTACAGACTGCCGCGCCTATACAGAACGTACTCATATTAAAAATGGATTAGATATCTCCAAACCATTAAAATGCGGTTATAATCCTCACACTGAAAAATGGGAAAAATGGAGTGAAAACCCTTTAAAACAAAAAGCTATCCAAAATTATAACTTACCGGAGCTAATAAAAGCTGATTTCTACAGTAAATCCTAA
- a CDS encoding lantibiotic dehydratase: MPRFPYQFFDQYIFRSSLFSLKDFLKKTHHDEFSENELKNICVDPVFREAIYLTSPYLYEEIEKWIHTDESFPTKKIEKLKDTVRKYYNRMSHRCTPFGLFSGVGLGVFDDETVDSFDRQSVRDTKLDMHFLVGLAEGLSKITEIRNKLTYFPNNSIYKVGRRIRYLEYEYFEGKRGYIISSAYRSLELDELLSFCKNGKTIAQMIQTLINDEITFEDASEFIDELIENQVLISELEPNVSGDDFLNTMIKILKKIEAQGHVKVLTSIQQKLEKLDQNIVNSVLLYKEIEEYIKTFNTDYEQKYLFQTDLLFSK, from the coding sequence ATGCCCCGTTTCCCATATCAATTTTTTGATCAATATATTTTCAGATCATCCCTGTTTTCCCTCAAAGATTTTCTGAAAAAGACACACCATGATGAATTTTCAGAAAACGAATTGAAGAACATTTGTGTGGATCCTGTTTTTCGGGAGGCCATTTATCTTACATCTCCTTATCTTTATGAAGAAATTGAAAAATGGATACATACCGATGAAAGTTTTCCAACAAAGAAGATTGAAAAGCTGAAAGATACGGTCAGAAAATATTATAACCGGATGAGCCATCGTTGTACCCCATTTGGTTTATTTTCAGGTGTTGGTTTAGGTGTTTTTGATGATGAAACTGTTGATAGCTTTGATAGACAGTCTGTTCGAGATACAAAGCTGGACATGCATTTTTTAGTAGGACTGGCCGAAGGTTTGTCTAAAATTACTGAAATAAGGAACAAGCTAACCTATTTTCCTAATAACAGCATTTACAAGGTCGGCCGCCGGATTCGATATCTGGAATATGAATACTTTGAAGGAAAGAGGGGATATATCATTTCATCAGCATATCGATCTCTGGAGCTGGATGAACTTCTAAGTTTTTGCAAAAATGGCAAAACCATTGCTCAAATGATTCAAACACTCATCAATGATGAAATTACATTTGAAGATGCATCGGAATTTATTGATGAATTAATTGAGAATCAGGTTCTGATTAGCGAGCTGGAACCTAATGTTTCCGGGGACGATTTTCTGAATACGATGATCAAAATTTTAAAGAAAATAGAAGCACAGGGACATGTAAAGGTTCTGACTTCTATTCAGCAAAAATTAGAAAAACTGGATCAAAATATAGTTAATTCGGTTTTGTTGTATAAAGAAATTGAAGAATACATTAAAACTTTTAATACAGATTATGAACAAAAATATCTGTTCCAGACAGATTTGTTATTTTCAAAATAA
- a CDS encoding AraC family transcriptional regulator has product MTRFKYYIFFLFINLVSAQKNSINSLKEYTYTDLQQKFYEYGKIEKTNDAKNIAKYYLKRAKKEKNNDQIAEGYVLMHFNEDLPIALKYLDSLTVITKNSTKNTYPARIYLLKGNIFFNSDNQIKALENYNLGLKYAKEKENKRQIAIADISIANLNNYIGKHQDAIKTLRYYLHNADYLHESELQDIHLNLASTYQDIDQIDSANIMIKEGLLSSKNDDYLHNKYLSLFGLSSLKQKNYKVAIDSLNKSSNFFLTKHNDMALNYALMYLGQAYAGAGQKENAVKNFIKIDSIIQKTNNTFPELRDVYTYIIDYYKDKNEKEKQLYYIERFLKVDKILDSQLWVLSRELPKTYDTPNLIKEKETIIKDLEKKRVILYCSISILIAILILLAYLYFKSKKKEKEHRRIAQELIQKAYEGQPVADHQEDPLIEIPQEQVKDKNVSIISQDLTQAILKELEIFETKEHFLNKGITLGSLAKKIKTNSKYLSEIINTQKRKNFAGYLNDLRIDYAIARLAKDKKFRSYKFPVIAEELGYNNEQAFTLAFKKRTGIPLSFYLREIEKSEG; this is encoded by the coding sequence ATGACGAGATTTAAGTATTATATATTCTTTTTGTTTATCAATTTAGTTTCCGCTCAAAAGAATTCTATTAATTCATTAAAAGAATACACATATACGGATCTTCAACAAAAGTTTTACGAATATGGTAAAATAGAGAAAACTAATGACGCTAAAAATATTGCTAAATATTACCTAAAAAGAGCAAAAAAGGAAAAAAATAATGATCAAATCGCAGAAGGATATGTGTTGATGCATTTTAACGAAGATCTTCCGATTGCTTTAAAATATCTTGACAGCCTTACAGTTATTACGAAAAACTCAACGAAGAATACTTATCCTGCAAGAATTTATTTACTAAAAGGAAATATATTTTTCAATTCTGACAATCAGATAAAGGCCTTAGAAAACTATAATCTGGGGCTAAAATATGCTAAAGAAAAGGAAAATAAAAGGCAGATTGCTATCGCCGATATCAGCATTGCCAATCTCAACAATTACATAGGAAAACATCAGGATGCAATAAAAACACTGAGATATTATTTGCATAATGCTGATTATTTGCATGAATCCGAACTCCAGGACATTCATCTAAATCTGGCCAGTACTTATCAGGACATTGATCAGATTGATTCTGCCAATATTATGATAAAAGAAGGATTACTTTCTTCAAAAAATGATGATTATCTCCATAACAAGTATTTATCTCTTTTTGGATTATCCAGTTTAAAACAGAAAAATTACAAGGTGGCTATTGACAGTCTTAATAAAAGTAGCAATTTCTTTTTGACTAAACATAATGATATGGCTCTAAATTATGCCTTGATGTATTTGGGGCAGGCATATGCCGGAGCAGGCCAGAAAGAAAACGCCGTAAAAAACTTCATTAAGATAGATTCTATTATACAGAAAACAAATAATACGTTTCCGGAACTTCGGGATGTATATACCTATATAATAGATTATTACAAAGATAAAAATGAGAAGGAAAAGCAACTTTATTATATCGAAAGGTTTTTAAAAGTAGACAAAATACTGGATTCCCAACTTTGGGTTTTGTCCAGAGAGCTCCCTAAAACATATGATACTCCCAACTTAATTAAGGAGAAAGAAACTATTATTAAAGATTTAGAAAAGAAACGGGTCATCTTATACTGTTCAATCAGTATTCTTATTGCGATACTGATACTTCTCGCCTATCTTTATTTTAAATCTAAGAAAAAAGAAAAAGAACACAGGAGAATTGCCCAAGAGCTCATTCAGAAGGCCTATGAAGGTCAGCCTGTAGCCGATCACCAAGAGGATCCTCTGATAGAGATACCGCAAGAGCAAGTAAAAGACAAAAATGTTAGCATTATTTCTCAGGATCTAACTCAAGCTATCTTAAAAGAGCTTGAAATTTTTGAAACCAAAGAACATTTTCTTAATAAAGGAATAACTTTAGGCAGCCTTGCCAAAAAAATCAAAACAAATTCTAAGTATTTGTCGGAAATCATTAATACTCAAAAAAGAAAAAACTTTGCAGGGTACCTCAATGATCTCCGTATCGACTATGCTATCGCCAGATTGGCAAAGGATAAGAAATTTCGTTCTTATAAATTCCCTGTTATAGCAGAGGAATTAGGTTATAATAATGAACAGGCATTTACTTTAGCTTTCAAAAAAAGAACAGGAATTCCACTGTCTTTCTACTTGAGGGAGATTGAAAAGTCTGAAGGATAA